A window of Bdellovibrionota bacterium genomic DNA:
CGGGGAGTGGGATCATGCTACGGCCGCTCTGCGGAAGGCGCTTGAAAAATCCAAGCTCCCCTTCGTCGTCGATCCGGGGGAGGGGGTCTTTTACGGGCCCAAGATCGACATAAAGGTAAAGGATTCGCTGGGTAGGGTTTGGCAATGCGGAACGATCCAGGTTGATTTCAATCTACCTGCCCGTTTTCACTTGGAATTTGTCGACCGGGATGGTAGAAGGCGCGCTCCCATCATGGTCCACCGGGCGCTTTTGGGTTCGATGGAACGCTTTTTGGGTTGTTTGGTGGAGCATTATGTCGGGGCGTTCCCGCTCTGGCTTTCTCCGATCCAAGCGAAGGTTCTCCCGATTACGGACGAGCAGCAGGCCTTTGGCGAGGAGGTTCGACAAAGGCTGGCATCGGAGGGATTTCGGGTAGAATCCGATCTTCGCGGCGAAAAGCTGGGGCTCAAAATACGAGAGGCTCAGCTCCAAAAGGTGCCCTACATGGTGATTGTCGGGGCCGAAGAGCTGGCGAATCGAACCCTCGCTCTACGAAAACGTACCGGGGAACAGACGGCGGGCGTGACGATCGATGAGTTCGTCGCCCGCTTACATGAGGAGGAGAAAGAGAGAATTTGAGGGATACAAAGTATTTGCGAGTGAATCGAATGATCCGCGTGCCCCGGGTGCGGGTGATCGATTCGGAAGGAAAACAGCTGGGAATATTGGAAACGCCCGAGGCGCTGCGCATCGCGCAGGACCAATACCGTTCGGACCTCATTGAGATCTCGCCGACCGCCGATCCGCCGGTCTGCAAGATCATGGATTACGGGAAATATAAGTACCAGCTGAAGAAGAAAACGCAGGAGGCGAAGAAAAACCAGAACGTGATTTTGGTGAAAGAG
This region includes:
- the infC gene encoding translation initiation factor IF-3 — its product is MRVNRMIRVPRVRVIDSEGKQLGILETPEALRIAQDQYRSDLIEISPTADPPVCKIMDYGKYKYQLKKKTQEAKKNQNVILVKEIKLRPSTDDHDFDFKVKHIIRFLEEGNKAKVTIKFKGRELVHSELGRVMLNRIVTVLGTKAAIEQPAKLEGRNMSMVVAPKAK